Proteins encoded in a region of the Inquilinus sp. KBS0705 genome:
- a CDS encoding L,D-transpeptidase family protein: MKRILLLPLIVLLSAFTLTFQSCKKKSRSDMGNQLYLKTKNKVFKDVTPEGLAEVFKKVLVEERSKMDNPQLITAYYEQNDYDPAFVMDHIFNGDVDLTANYFEKVSQHGLDPKMFKADQIKALVDKFQDKKGIKTLDEAYHDIAKLEILTANSLINYSNALQYGMVSPRKIYARYFTETLRPDSASMSKIFYIKDMKQYLDSIQPKDPQYLALQKALVTGSTAPGMSKEETTRYLVVNLERLRWKNKPTQPKYVIVNIPDYRLDVMENGKSTLNMKVCVGEGRNTDNANTLVEYDESDKVDRPFTRETPQLNSMIYEAQVNPVWNIPNSIATKEIIVEAQKDPYYLSNKGIDVYQNGKKVDDPETIKWADATADKYEFKQRPGDDNSLGKIKFLFPNKSSVYLHDTPAKSAFGLTVRAVSHGCVRLEKPQDLAQSLFGAGETYDTIVKDMSENNDKPTDIALPKKVPVYITYVTCWADESGTIQFRPDVYGLDVVLYGHLQKFLPTSSQIAAL, encoded by the coding sequence ATGAAAAGAATTCTTTTACTACCCCTCATTGTACTTCTTTCGGCCTTTACCCTAACTTTCCAAAGCTGTAAGAAAAAAAGCCGGTCAGACATGGGCAACCAGCTTTACCTGAAAACCAAAAACAAGGTTTTTAAAGATGTAACACCCGAAGGCCTCGCCGAAGTTTTTAAAAAGGTTTTGGTTGAAGAGCGATCTAAAATGGATAACCCGCAGCTAATAACCGCTTACTACGAGCAAAACGATTATGACCCGGCTTTTGTAATGGATCATATTTTTAATGGTGATGTTGATTTAACTGCCAACTATTTTGAAAAAGTGAGCCAGCACGGCCTTGATCCCAAAATGTTTAAAGCCGACCAGATAAAAGCTTTGGTTGATAAATTCCAGGATAAAAAAGGGATAAAAACCTTAGATGAGGCTTACCATGATATTGCAAAACTGGAGATATTAACAGCCAACTCGCTGATAAACTATTCAAACGCGTTGCAGTATGGTATGGTTAGTCCGCGTAAAATATACGCACGTTACTTTACCGAAACCCTGCGCCCCGATAGTGCAAGCATGTCAAAAATATTCTATATAAAAGATATGAAGCAGTACCTGGATAGCATACAGCCTAAAGACCCGCAATACCTTGCCCTGCAAAAGGCACTGGTTACAGGCAGCACTGCGCCGGGCATGAGCAAAGAAGAAACCACCCGTTATTTAGTGGTTAACCTGGAGCGCCTGCGCTGGAAAAACAAACCAACGCAACCTAAGTATGTAATAGTGAACATACCCGACTATCGCTTAGATGTGATGGAGAACGGCAAATCGACCCTGAACATGAAAGTTTGTGTGGGCGAAGGCCGTAACACCGATAATGCCAATACCCTTGTTGAATATGACGAAAGCGATAAAGTTGACCGCCCCTTTACCCGCGAAACCCCGCAGCTAAACAGTATGATATACGAGGCGCAGGTAAACCCGGTATGGAACATTCCTAACAGTATTGCTACTAAAGAAATCATCGTTGAAGCCCAAAAAGACCCTTACTACCTTTCAAATAAAGGTATAGATGTGTACCAAAATGGCAAAAAGGTAGACGACCCTGAAACCATTAAATGGGCCGATGCTACAGCTGATAAATACGAATTTAAACAACGCCCCGGCGACGATAACTCGTTAGGTAAGATCAAATTCCTGTTCCCTAACAAAAGCAGCGTTTACCTGCACGATACCCCTGCAAAAAGTGCTTTCGGATTAACAGTACGTGCTGTAAGCCACGGTTGTGTACGTTTAGAGAAACCACAGGATCTGGCACAATCCCTATTTGGTGCCGGTGAAACCTACGACACCATTGTGAAGGATATGAGCGAGAATAATGACAAACCTACTGACATAGCCCTACCTAAAAAAGTACCGGTATACATTACCTATGTTACCTGCTGGGCCGACGAAAGCGGCACCATCCAGTTTCGCCCGGATGTTTATGGTTTAGATGTGGTATTGTATGGCCACCTGCAAAAGTTTTTACCAACCAGCAGCCAAATAGCCGCCTTGTAA
- a CDS encoding murein L,D-transpeptidase catalytic domain family protein, with protein MRKHLWWIFGAMLLFSVSVISWRPAGANKSNNKSITHTLTAKEVFTQYVSNIYQTANLQQTGLDVAVFQKAVTGYLNLKLANKLPANSNIITVIDFNRSSREKRMWIVDMLNKTLVLNTWVAHGQGSGDDMANRFSNNNESHQSSLGFYLTDDVYIGKHGQSLRLDGLDNGINSAARARGIVVHAADYVCQNTINQIGRLGRSFGCPAISPEVAQTVINTIKGKTMLFINGNDARYRSNLLDETAPEKYIMPDSALTADSTTMAKL; from the coding sequence ATGAGAAAACACTTGTGGTGGATTTTTGGCGCAATGTTGCTGTTTTCAGTATCTGTTATCAGCTGGAGACCGGCTGGTGCCAACAAATCAAATAACAAAAGCATTACACATACATTAACTGCTAAAGAAGTGTTTACGCAGTATGTATCAAATATATATCAAACAGCCAACCTGCAACAAACCGGGCTGGATGTTGCGGTATTTCAAAAAGCGGTTACCGGCTACTTAAACCTTAAATTGGCTAATAAACTACCTGCCAATAGCAATATTATCACCGTTATTGATTTTAACCGATCGAGCCGCGAAAAGCGCATGTGGATTGTTGATATGCTGAACAAAACCCTGGTATTAAACACATGGGTAGCGCACGGGCAGGGCAGTGGCGATGATATGGCCAACCGCTTTAGCAACAATAACGAGTCGCACCAAAGCAGCCTGGGTTTTTACCTTACGGATGATGTATATATAGGCAAACACGGCCAATCGTTACGATTGGATGGTTTGGATAATGGCATTAACAGTGCTGCACGTGCCCGTGGTATAGTGGTACACGCTGCAGATTATGTATGCCAAAATACCATTAACCAAATTGGCCGCTTAGGCCGCAGCTTTGGTTGCCCTGCTATATCGCCAGAGGTTGCACAAACGGTTATCAATACCATTAAAGGCAAAACAATGCTATTTATTAATGGTAACGATGCCCGCTATAGATCTAATTTGCTTGACGAAACCGCACCTGAGAAGTACATAATGCCCGACTCTGCATTAACCGCAGATTCTACAACAATGGCAAAGCTTTAA
- a CDS encoding nitroreductase, with protein MDTTFSAIADNIKKRRTIKPSTMNGNKIPNGHIASILELADWAPNHGNTEPWRFIVFEEPSVYCAQHAELYKAANPGESFNPTVYTNLTNQGNNSSHVVIAYQKRGALPKIPVFEEVIAASCAVQNLLLGATALNIGAFWSTGGMVLKPAYAQHFGLGEEDSILGVLFLGYTDVQPEGKRNIPVEDKIVWHK; from the coding sequence ATGGATACTACATTTTCAGCAATCGCCGATAACATAAAAAAACGCCGCACTATTAAACCCTCTACCATGAATGGTAATAAAATACCTAATGGCCACATAGCATCAATATTGGAGCTTGCGGACTGGGCACCCAACCATGGCAATACCGAACCATGGCGTTTTATAGTTTTTGAAGAACCATCTGTTTATTGCGCGCAACATGCCGAATTATACAAAGCGGCTAACCCCGGCGAAAGCTTTAACCCAACTGTTTATACCAACTTAACCAACCAGGGCAATAACTCGTCGCACGTGGTAATAGCTTACCAAAAGCGTGGCGCGCTGCCTAAGATACCTGTATTTGAAGAGGTGATAGCAGCATCGTGCGCGGTGCAAAACCTGTTATTAGGTGCTACAGCCCTTAATATCGGCGCTTTTTGGAGCACAGGTGGTATGGTGTTAAAACCGGCATATGCCCAGCACTTTGGCTTAGGCGAAGAGGATAGCATACTGGGTGTTTTATTTTTAGGTTATACCGACGTACAGCCCGAAGGTAAACGCAACATTCCTGTTGAGGATAAAATTGTTTGGCATAAATAA
- a CDS encoding dicarboxylate/amino acid:cation symporter: MNNWIKNYSGIIWLLTGIIIGSIAGVVLGERAEILKPIGDIFLNLLFVAVIPLVFFAISSAIANLQGTQKLSRIMGIMAGVFLGTIIVAAILTIIALWIFPLGATVTTATAGTTAEAGKKLTGDAVTQLFTTSEFFNLLSRKNMLAMIIFAILVGFGALRAGDKGKAFTGFLNSGNEVFKQVFVIIMKAGPIGLGAYFAYQVAVFGPSLFGTYAHTLGIGYGVSLFLYAVFYSLYAFIAGGVTGIKRYWKNNIIPSATAVATCSSIATIPANLDAAKKMGISDVIAGVTIPLGGTLHKDGSSISSILKMAVVFAMFGKGFDSPQVILLALGMTVLVSMVEGGIPNGGYIGELLFISAYGFPPEALPPAIIIGTLIDPIATLLNATGDTVAAMMINRFAEGKLVED; the protein is encoded by the coding sequence ATGAATAACTGGATAAAAAATTATAGCGGGATAATTTGGCTGTTAACGGGCATTATTATTGGCAGTATTGCCGGCGTTGTGCTGGGCGAAAGGGCCGAAATACTAAAACCCATCGGCGATATTTTCCTGAACCTGTTATTTGTGGCTGTTATCCCACTTGTTTTCTTTGCTATTTCGTCTGCCATAGCCAACCTGCAAGGCACACAAAAGCTAAGCCGTATAATGGGTATTATGGCGGGCGTTTTTTTGGGTACTATTATAGTAGCGGCAATATTAACCATTATCGCACTGTGGATATTTCCTTTGGGTGCCACAGTAACTACAGCCACCGCCGGCACCACAGCAGAGGCGGGTAAAAAGTTAACCGGCGATGCCGTTACACAGCTATTTACCACCAGCGAGTTCTTTAACCTGCTATCCCGTAAAAACATGCTGGCCATGATCATTTTTGCCATACTGGTAGGTTTTGGCGCATTAAGGGCGGGCGACAAAGGCAAAGCATTCACCGGTTTTTTAAATTCGGGCAACGAGGTTTTTAAACAAGTATTTGTCATTATCATGAAAGCAGGGCCAATTGGCCTGGGTGCTTACTTTGCTTACCAGGTGGCTGTTTTTGGGCCAAGCCTGTTTGGCACCTATGCCCATACACTGGGTATTGGTTATGGTGTTAGCTTGTTTTTATACGCTGTATTTTATAGCCTATATGCCTTTATTGCAGGCGGCGTAACCGGCATTAAACGCTACTGGAAAAATAACATCATCCCTTCGGCTACTGCGGTGGCAACCTGCAGCAGTATTGCCACAATACCGGCCAATTTAGATGCCGCCAAAAAAATGGGCATTAGTGATGTAATTGCCGGGGTAACTATACCGCTTGGGGGCACCCTACATAAAGATGGCTCCAGCATATCCTCCATATTAAAAATGGCCGTAGTGTTTGCCATGTTTGGCAAAGGGTTTGACAGTCCGCAGGTTATACTGCTGGCTTTGGGGATGACAGTTTTAGTAAGTATGGTTGAGGGCGGCATCCCTAACGGCGGTTATATAGGCGAGCTGCTATTTATCTCGGCTTATGGCTTCCCGCCTGAAGCATTACCACCTGCTATAATTATTGGCACCCTGATAGACCCCATTGCTACCCTGCTAAACGCGACCGGCGATACTGTTGCCGCCATGATGATCAATAGATTTGCAGAAGGGAAATTGGTTGAGGATTGA
- a CDS encoding antibiotic biosynthesis monooxygenase: MVRLAKIQVDPALLDQYNAALKEQMTTAVKTEPGVLTYYAVADKTDPSHITILEVYADTAAYKAHIETPHFKKYKAIVQNMVKSLVLEDVDIIGVAKKPHM, encoded by the coding sequence ATGGTAAGATTAGCGAAAATTCAGGTTGACCCTGCCCTGTTAGACCAGTATAACGCGGCACTTAAAGAGCAGATGACCACGGCGGTAAAAACCGAGCCTGGTGTGTTAACCTATTACGCGGTAGCGGATAAGACTGATCCGTCGCACATTACCATTTTAGAGGTATATGCCGATACCGCCGCGTACAAGGCACATATAGAAACACCGCACTTTAAAAAGTACAAGGCCATCGTTCAAAACATGGTCAAGTCGCTGGTGTTAGAAGATGTAGACATTATTGGCGTAGCCAAAAAGCCGCATATGTAA
- a CDS encoding transketolase, which yields MPETALHTGNTTNAAELSFDDFRKIVIGDYRVGFESRQASLIGRREVLTGKAKFGIFGDGKEVAQLAMAKAFKNGDWRAGYYRDQTFMFATGMSNLKEFFAQLYANPDVEKDPASAGRQMNCHYATRYVNEDGSWANQAETMNCGADISTTGGHMPRLLGLAYASKLYRQNKELAYLKNFSVNGNEVAFGTIGNGSTSEGLFFETFNAAGVLQVPMAISIWDDAYAISVPARLQTTKEDISEVLKGFQRDSKGKGYEIFKVRGWDYVALCETYERAIKICREEHVPVMIHVTEMTQPQGHSTSGSHERYKSKDRLAWEEEHDCLLQMRKWMIESAIATAEEIDKLEAAAKKHVRDCQREAWSDLENEIKAEMEQTVQVIYRMAQVSAHANELQSLITSLESCIDPGRKDTITTIRKALRLTINENTHERQALVDLLNAENVKNKERFNSKLFTGTPQSPLYVKVVAATYDDDAKVMDGREVLNACFDANFERDKSIVAFGEDVGAIGDVNQGFAGLQSKYTDLRITDTGIREATIIGQGMGLAMRGLRPIAEIQYLDYLLYSITVLSDDLASLSYRTLGGQKAPLIVRTRGHRLEGIWHSGSPLGFILNSLRGMHICVPRNMTQAAGMYNTLLRGDEPALVIESLNGYRIKEKLPANIGEFTVPLGKAEILREGTDVTVISYGSTLRIVMESAEELAKMGMNIEVIDPQTLYPFDTENVCGNSLRKTNKLLIVDEDLPGGGSAFILQKILEVQNGYYALDAQPKTLSAAEHRPPYGSDGDYFSKPSHDDVIEAVYKMMSEANPGKYPAIF from the coding sequence ATGCCCGAAACTGCATTACACACTGGCAATACCACAAATGCTGCCGAACTCAGTTTTGACGATTTCAGAAAAATTGTTATCGGCGACTACCGTGTTGGCTTTGAAAGCCGACAGGCCAGTCTGATAGGCAGGAGGGAAGTGCTTACAGGTAAGGCTAAGTTTGGCATTTTTGGCGATGGTAAGGAAGTTGCGCAATTGGCTATGGCCAAGGCTTTTAAAAATGGCGACTGGCGTGCAGGCTACTACCGCGACCAAACTTTTATGTTTGCTACCGGCATGAGCAATTTGAAGGAGTTTTTCGCTCAGTTATATGCCAACCCCGATGTTGAAAAAGACCCCGCATCGGCAGGCAGGCAAATGAATTGCCACTATGCCACCCGTTATGTAAACGAAGATGGCAGTTGGGCAAACCAGGCTGAAACCATGAATTGCGGGGCCGATATATCTACCACAGGCGGGCACATGCCACGCTTGCTGGGTTTAGCTTACGCATCAAAACTATACCGCCAAAATAAAGAACTGGCCTACTTAAAGAATTTTTCGGTTAACGGTAACGAGGTTGCTTTTGGCACCATCGGTAACGGTTCAACATCCGAGGGGTTATTTTTTGAGACATTTAATGCTGCCGGTGTGCTGCAGGTGCCTATGGCTATCTCTATATGGGATGATGCCTACGCTATATCGGTACCGGCAAGGCTGCAAACTACCAAAGAGGATATATCCGAGGTTTTAAAGGGCTTTCAACGCGATAGTAAAGGCAAGGGATACGAGATATTTAAAGTGCGCGGATGGGATTATGTAGCCCTTTGCGAAACTTACGAGCGTGCCATTAAAATATGCCGCGAAGAGCATGTACCGGTAATGATACACGTTACCGAAATGACCCAGCCGCAGGGCCACTCTACATCAGGTTCGCACGAGCGTTACAAGTCGAAAGACAGGCTTGCCTGGGAAGAAGAACATGATTGCCTGCTGCAAATGCGCAAATGGATGATAGAATCGGCTATTGCTACTGCCGAGGAAATTGACAAGTTGGAAGCAGCGGCAAAAAAGCATGTGCGTGATTGCCAGCGCGAAGCCTGGAGCGATCTGGAAAACGAGATAAAAGCCGAAATGGAGCAAACCGTGCAGGTTATTTACCGCATGGCCCAGGTATCGGCGCATGCCAACGAATTACAAAGTCTGATCACATCCTTAGAAAGCTGCATAGATCCGGGCCGTAAAGACACCATTACTACCATACGCAAGGCATTGCGTTTAACCATAAACGAGAATACCCACGAAAGACAAGCGCTTGTTGATCTGCTAAATGCCGAGAACGTTAAGAACAAGGAACGCTTTAATTCCAAACTGTTTACAGGTACGCCGCAATCGCCTTTATATGTGAAGGTTGTAGCCGCCACTTATGACGATGATGCCAAAGTAATGGATGGCCGCGAGGTATTAAATGCCTGCTTTGATGCCAATTTTGAGCGCGATAAAAGCATTGTTGCCTTTGGCGAAGATGTGGGTGCTATAGGCGATGTAAACCAAGGCTTTGCAGGCTTGCAAAGCAAGTATACCGACCTGCGTATTACCGATACCGGCATACGCGAAGCAACCATTATAGGGCAGGGCATGGGCCTTGCTATGCGTGGCTTAAGGCCAATTGCCGAAATTCAATACTTAGATTACCTGCTGTATTCTATCACTGTTTTAAGCGACGACTTAGCCAGCTTGAGCTACCGCACGCTTGGCGGGCAAAAGGCACCGCTTATTGTGCGCACACGCGGCCACAGGTTAGAGGGCATATGGCACTCGGGATCGCCGCTTGGTTTTATATTGAACTCGCTTAGGGGGATGCATATTTGCGTGCCACGTAACATGACCCAAGCTGCCGGTATGTACAATACGCTTTTGCGCGGCGACGAACCCGCCTTGGTGATAGAAAGCCTTAACGGTTACCGTATTAAGGAGAAGCTGCCGGCCAATATAGGTGAGTTTACCGTACCCTTAGGTAAGGCCGAGATACTAAGGGAAGGTACCGATGTTACAGTTATCAGCTATGGCTCAACCCTGCGTATAGTGATGGAGAGTGCCGAAGAGTTAGCCAAAATGGGTATGAACATTGAGGTGATAGACCCGCAAACCCTTTATCCGTTTGATACAGAGAATGTTTGTGGTAACTCCTTACGTAAAACCAATAAGCTATTAATAGTAGACGAAGACCTGCCGGGTGGTGGTTCGGCGTTTATACTGCAAAAGATACTGGAGGTGCAAAACGGCTACTATGCGCTTGACGCTCAGCCTAAAACGCTTTCGGCTGCCGAGCACAGGCCACCTTATGGCTCAGACGGTGATTACTTTAGCAAGCCATCGCACGATGATGTGATAGAGGCGGTTTACAAGATGATGAGCGAAGCCAACCCGGGTAAATATCCGGCGATATTTTAG
- a CDS encoding DUF1573 domain-containing protein has protein sequence MKKLILICTVILGFAFTASAQDDQKAEFKFNEEKHDFGKIPQGTPVTTIFEFTNVGTEPLILTEVRPTCGCTIADYTKTPVLKGAKGSIKITYNAAVASAFNKTIVVTSNAKTPTKYLNIVGEVVAKPAASSK, from the coding sequence ATGAAAAAATTAATATTGATCTGCACCGTAATTTTAGGCTTTGCTTTTACCGCTTCTGCACAAGACGACCAAAAAGCCGAGTTTAAATTTAACGAAGAAAAACACGACTTTGGTAAAATACCACAAGGCACACCTGTTACTACAATTTTTGAATTTACCAACGTTGGTACCGAGCCACTTATACTTACTGAAGTAAGGCCTACCTGCGGTTGCACCATTGCCGATTACACTAAAACCCCGGTTTTAAAAGGCGCTAAAGGATCTATTAAGATCACTTATAACGCGGCGGTAGCCTCGGCATTTAACAAAACCATTGTGGTAACATCAAATGCTAAAACGCCTACCAAGTATTTAAATATTGTGGGCGAGGTAGTTGCCAAACCGGCGGCATCGAGCAAGTAA
- a CDS encoding pyridoxal phosphate-dependent aminotransferase has translation MPKISQKGQRMPASPIRKLTPFADKAKLEGKKVYHLNIGQPDIETPESMLNAIKNIDFKVWAYTPSEGTLSYRKKLTEYYNKLGYNITPENIIVTTGGSEAITIAMMSCLDDGDEVIIPEPFYANYNGFANQTDVVVKPILSYIDNGFALPPISEFEKLITPKTKAIIICNPNNPTGYLYSQAELDALKELALKYDLYLFSDEAYREFCYDGRNFISPMHLEGLDENVIVMDTVSKRYSACGARLGCLITKNKAVIAAGLKFAQARLSPGMVEQIAGEAAVDTPDSYFEAVSHEYTLRRDTLVNALNKMEGVYCPNPGGAFYVVARFPIDNADKFCQWMLESFSYNNQTVMMAPATGFYSTPGAGQNEVRMAYVLNNDDLGKAMECLEKGLQEYPGREL, from the coding sequence ATGCCAAAAATTTCGCAAAAAGGGCAGCGAATGCCCGCATCGCCTATACGTAAACTAACCCCATTTGCCGATAAAGCTAAGCTGGAAGGTAAAAAAGTATATCACCTTAATATTGGCCAGCCGGATATTGAAACGCCCGAAAGCATGCTTAATGCCATTAAAAATATTGATTTTAAGGTATGGGCCTACACTCCCAGCGAGGGTACTTTAAGTTACCGTAAAAAACTAACCGAATACTATAACAAGTTAGGCTATAACATCACCCCCGAAAACATTATTGTAACCACCGGCGGATCGGAAGCTATTACCATTGCCATGATGAGTTGCCTGGATGATGGCGACGAAGTAATAATACCTGAACCATTTTATGCCAACTACAATGGCTTTGCCAACCAAACAGATGTAGTAGTAAAACCCATTTTATCATACATTGATAATGGCTTTGCGTTACCGCCTATAAGCGAGTTTGAAAAGCTGATCACCCCTAAAACCAAGGCCATCATTATTTGCAACCCTAATAACCCTACCGGCTACCTATACTCGCAGGCGGAACTGGATGCATTAAAGGAACTGGCTTTAAAATACGACTTGTACCTGTTTAGTGACGAAGCTTACCGCGAATTTTGTTACGACGGCCGCAATTTTATATCGCCCATGCACCTTGAGGGGTTGGACGAAAACGTAATTGTGATGGACACTGTAAGCAAGCGTTATAGTGCTTGTGGTGCACGCTTAGGCTGCCTTATTACCAAAAACAAGGCTGTTATTGCAGCTGGGTTAAAATTTGCGCAGGCAAGGCTATCGCCGGGCATGGTTGAGCAAATTGCTGGCGAAGCGGCTGTGGATACACCTGATAGCTATTTTGAAGCTGTTAGTCACGAATATACCCTACGTCGCGATACTTTGGTAAATGCGCTTAACAAGATGGAGGGTGTATATTGCCCTAACCCGGGTGGTGCATTTTATGTGGTTGCCCGATTCCCGATTGATAATGCCGATAAGTTTTGCCAATGGATGCTGGAGAGCTTTAGCTACAATAACCAAACGGTAATGATGGCACCCGCAACCGGCTTTTACAGCACGCCCGGAGCAGGCCAAAATGAAGTACGAATGGCATATGTACTAAACAACGATGACCTGGGCAAAGCTATGGAATGCCTGGAAAAAGGTTTACAGGAATACCCGGGTCGGGAATTATAA